A genomic region of Thiohalophilus sp. contains the following coding sequences:
- the typA gene encoding translational GTPase TypA — MIENLRNIAIIAHVDHGKTTLVDKLLGQSGTLESRGEAQERIMDSNDLEKERGITILAKNTAIKWGDYRINIVDTPGHADFGGEVERVLSMVDSVLLLVDAVDGPMPQTRFVTEKALARGLKPIVVINKIDRPGARPDWVLDQTFDLFDRLGASDEQLDFPVVYASALNGYAGLESEVRDGDMTPLFQAIVDRVNYPDVDPDAPLQMQISQLDYNSYVGVIGIGRITRGKLRTNTNVVIIDRHGKRRNGRVQQVLGFLGLERLEVPEAEAGDIVAITGIDGMNISDTLCDPANVEALPALLVDEPTVSVMFVVNNSPFAGQDGKFVTSRQIQERLERELIHNVALRVEPTGDPDKFRVSGRGELHLSILIENMRREGYELGVSRPEVIYREVDGQRHEPYEQLTVDVEEQHQGGVMEKLGQRGAELTNMAPDGKGRVRLDFIIPSRGLIGFRTEFLTATQGTGLLYSVFDHYGPLRTGDFGQRNNGVLIANANGKALAYALYNLQERGRMFIGHGTDVYEGMIIGIHSRDNDLVVNPLKAKQLTNVRAAGTDENIVLTPPIKLTLEQALEFIDDDELVEVTPHHIRLRKKFLKEHERKKAARAS; from the coding sequence CCGCCATCAAGTGGGGGGATTATCGCATTAACATCGTCGACACCCCCGGCCATGCCGATTTTGGCGGCGAGGTGGAGCGGGTGCTGTCGATGGTCGACTCGGTGTTGCTGCTGGTGGACGCGGTGGACGGGCCCATGCCCCAGACCCGCTTCGTCACCGAGAAGGCCCTGGCCCGCGGTCTCAAGCCGATCGTGGTCATTAACAAGATCGACCGCCCCGGCGCCCGTCCCGACTGGGTGCTGGATCAGACCTTCGATCTGTTCGACCGTCTGGGCGCTTCCGATGAGCAGCTCGATTTCCCGGTGGTCTACGCCTCGGCGCTGAACGGCTATGCCGGGCTGGAGTCCGAGGTGCGCGACGGTGATATGACCCCATTGTTCCAGGCCATCGTCGATCGGGTCAATTATCCCGACGTGGACCCCGATGCGCCGCTGCAGATGCAGATCAGCCAGCTCGACTACAACAGCTATGTCGGTGTCATCGGTATCGGCCGCATCACCCGTGGCAAGCTGCGCACCAACACCAACGTGGTCATCATCGATCGTCATGGCAAACGGCGTAACGGCCGGGTTCAGCAGGTGCTGGGCTTTCTGGGTCTGGAACGCCTTGAAGTGCCGGAGGCCGAGGCCGGTGACATTGTTGCCATCACCGGCATCGACGGTATGAATATCTCCGATACCCTGTGTGATCCGGCCAATGTCGAGGCGTTGCCGGCCCTGCTGGTGGACGAGCCGACCGTGAGCGTGATGTTCGTGGTCAACAACTCGCCCTTTGCCGGGCAGGACGGCAAGTTTGTCACCTCGCGCCAGATCCAGGAGCGCCTGGAGCGGGAGTTGATTCACAATGTCGCCCTGCGCGTCGAGCCGACCGGGGATCCGGACAAGTTCCGGGTCTCCGGGCGCGGCGAACTGCATTTGTCGATCCTGATCGAGAACATGCGCCGCGAAGGGTACGAGCTGGGCGTCTCCCGTCCCGAGGTGATCTATCGCGAGGTGGACGGCCAGCGTCATGAGCCTTACGAGCAGCTGACCGTGGACGTGGAAGAGCAGCACCAGGGCGGGGTGATGGAAAAACTCGGCCAGCGCGGTGCCGAGCTGACCAACATGGCCCCCGACGGCAAGGGCCGGGTGCGGCTCGACTTTATTATTCCTTCGCGCGGGCTGATCGGTTTTCGTACCGAGTTTCTCACCGCCACCCAGGGCACCGGCCTGCTCTACAGCGTGTTCGATCATTATGGGCCGTTACGCACAGGCGATTTCGGCCAGCGCAACAACGGCGTGCTGATCGCCAACGCCAACGGCAAGGCGCTCGCCTATGCGCTGTATAACCTGCAGGAGCGCGGGCGGATGTTCATCGGTCACGGGACGGATGTGTACGAAGGCATGATCATCGGCATCCACTCGCGCGACAACGATCTGGTGGTCAACCCGCTCAAGGCCAAGCAGCTCACGAACGTGCGTGCCGCCGGGACGGACGAGAATATCGTACTCACTCCGCCGATCAAGCTCACCCTGGAGCAGGCACTGGAGTTCATTGACGACGATGAACTGGTGGAAGTGACACCGCACCATATTCGCCTGCGCAAGAAGTTCCTCAAGGAGCACGAGCGCAAGAAGGCAGCACGCGCCAGCTGA
- the pip gene encoding prolyl aminopeptidase — protein METLYPAIKPYVTHSFAVEAPHVLHVEECGSPEGIPVLFVHGGPGAGCEPYHRQFFDPEKYHIILFDQRGAGHSTPHASLENNTTQALLADMEALREYLDIEQWVLFGGSWGSTLSLVYAESHPERVLGLILRGIFLCRPEEIHWFYQYGAHRIFPDYWEEYLRPIPSEEREDMVQAYYQRLIGDDEIARLTAAKAWSLWEGRAATLRPSKGVLNHFGDTHTALSLARIEAHYFSHNAFLTDNQILNEAPRLAQIPGHIVQGRYDMICPLENAWQLHRAWPRAELSIISDAGHSATEPGTVDALIRATRRMANELGRR, from the coding sequence GTGGAGACCCTGTATCCGGCGATCAAGCCCTATGTGACTCACAGCTTTGCCGTCGAGGCGCCGCATGTCCTGCATGTTGAGGAGTGCGGCAGCCCCGAAGGTATTCCGGTGCTGTTCGTCCACGGCGGCCCGGGTGCCGGCTGTGAGCCCTATCATCGCCAGTTCTTCGATCCTGAAAAGTACCACATCATCCTGTTCGATCAACGCGGGGCGGGGCATTCCACCCCGCACGCGTCGCTGGAGAACAACACCACCCAGGCTCTGCTGGCGGATATGGAGGCACTGCGCGAGTATCTGGATATCGAACAGTGGGTGCTGTTCGGAGGATCCTGGGGCTCCACCCTGTCACTGGTGTATGCTGAAAGCCACCCCGAGCGGGTACTGGGGCTGATCCTGCGGGGTATCTTCTTGTGCCGGCCAGAGGAGATCCACTGGTTTTATCAGTACGGCGCGCATCGGATCTTTCCGGACTACTGGGAAGAGTATCTGCGGCCGATCCCATCAGAAGAGCGCGAAGACATGGTGCAGGCCTATTACCAGCGCCTGATTGGCGATGACGAGATCGCCCGCCTGACGGCTGCCAAGGCCTGGTCGTTGTGGGAGGGTCGCGCCGCCACGCTGCGACCCAGTAAAGGGGTGCTGAATCACTTTGGGGATACACATACTGCGCTCAGTCTGGCCCGCATCGAAGCGCATTACTTCAGCCACAATGCTTTCCTGACGGACAACCAGATCCTCAATGAGGCGCCCCGCCTTGCGCAGATTCCCGGTCACATCGTGCAGGGCCGTTACGACATGATCTGTCCGCTGGAAAACGCCTGGCAACTGCACAGGGCCTGGCCACGGGCAGAGTTGTCCATCATTTCCGATGCCGGTCATTCGGCCACGGAACCGGGTACAGTGGATGCCCTGATCCGGGCCACGCGGCGCATGGCCAACGAACTCGGTCGAAGATGA
- the dtd gene encoding D-aminoacyl-tRNA deacylase, whose amino-acid sequence MIALIQRVSRASVTVSQTVVGEIGPGLLALIGVEQGDDELQVTRLLERLLGYRVFADVEGKMNLGLRDAGGGLLLVPQFTLAADTRKGMRPSFSRAAPPAEGERLFGLMLAQAGQRHRPVASGRFGADMQVSLVNDGPVTFWLQVPPNPA is encoded by the coding sequence ATGATCGCACTGATCCAGCGGGTCAGCCGGGCCAGTGTCACGGTTTCGCAAACGGTCGTCGGTGAGATCGGTCCAGGCCTGCTGGCGCTGATCGGTGTCGAACAGGGCGACGACGAGCTCCAGGTGACGCGTCTGCTGGAACGGCTGCTGGGGTATCGGGTATTTGCCGACGTCGAAGGTAAAATGAATCTGGGCTTGCGCGACGCCGGCGGCGGTCTGTTGCTGGTGCCGCAATTTACGCTGGCGGCGGACACCCGCAAGGGGATGCGCCCGAGTTTCAGCCGGGCAGCCCCGCCCGCCGAAGGCGAGCGGCTGTTCGGGCTAATGCTGGCGCAGGCCGGGCAACGGCATCGGCCGGTTGCCAGCGGACGCTTCGGTGCCGATATGCAGGTCAGTCTGGTCAATGACGGGCCGGTGACATTCTGGCTGCAGGTGCCACCCAATCCCGCGTAG
- a CDS encoding ATP-binding protein, translating into MIQEQTRNFLDYLKTTRMWSNPDFSQAVARLIIWMFAFSHIGAGIHTGYYPDNHEEYFLFAAIFLIYTIAVLISVFIYPDSKIRPYVTIPLDISAISTAMIITDAGPFSPYFLFYPWIYIGYGVRYGRWELFAATAASVVAFLLILIYTDTWYSHYIDAIAYVVFLLALPFYLNVMINRIKSARSEADKANRAKSEFLATMSHEIRTPMSGIIGMTELLDKTDLDNKQREYVTNLKEASTTLHSIINDVLDLSKIEAGKYVFQQTRFDLQAVCRGVTNIFAPPAAEKGIEINCHIDKSLPRYFVGDPNRLRQILLNLISNAIKYTEKGNVTINVSQRNRQDDIYLVHFEVRDTGIGIEKNKLAYIFNPFYQCHDDHPAQKSGTGLGTTISFNLVHAMSGRMGVDSAPGKGTCFWFGLPLPAADNQESAPTGEQTTQNIATEKTALHVLLAEDSEINAKVITTFLRMDGHDVTHVTDGDQALQMLIQNHYDLVLMDMRMPALNGIEVSRAWRKQEPAGRHVPIIALTANATTEDRSNCLAAGMDHFLAKPVSHDTLQAVINSFQESNCLSRGD; encoded by the coding sequence ATGATACAAGAACAAACCCGGAATTTTCTCGATTATCTGAAAACCACCCGGATGTGGTCCAATCCGGACTTCAGTCAGGCCGTCGCCCGGCTGATCATCTGGATGTTCGCCTTCAGTCATATCGGCGCCGGCATTCATACCGGCTACTATCCGGACAACCATGAAGAATATTTTCTTTTTGCCGCGATTTTTCTGATCTATACCATCGCGGTTCTGATCAGTGTATTTATTTACCCCGATTCGAAAATCCGGCCCTACGTGACCATTCCGCTGGATATTTCCGCTATCAGCACCGCCATGATCATCACCGATGCCGGCCCGTTCAGCCCTTATTTCCTGTTCTACCCCTGGATTTATATCGGTTATGGGGTACGTTACGGGCGCTGGGAGCTGTTCGCGGCGACCGCGGCGAGTGTCGTCGCTTTTTTGCTAATCCTGATCTATACCGACACCTGGTACTCCCATTATATCGACGCGATTGCCTATGTCGTTTTCCTCCTGGCTCTCCCTTTCTACCTCAATGTCATGATTAATCGCATCAAATCCGCCCGCTCTGAAGCGGACAAGGCCAACCGGGCCAAGAGCGAATTTCTCGCCACCATGAGTCATGAAATCCGCACGCCCATGAGCGGCATCATCGGTATGACCGAACTGCTGGATAAAACCGATCTCGACAACAAACAGCGGGAGTATGTTACCAATTTAAAGGAGGCCTCCACCACCCTGCACTCAATCATCAATGATGTGCTCGATCTGTCAAAGATCGAGGCTGGGAAATATGTCTTCCAGCAAACCCGTTTTGATCTGCAAGCCGTGTGCCGGGGGGTCACCAATATCTTTGCTCCTCCCGCCGCCGAGAAAGGAATCGAAATAAACTGCCATATCGACAAATCGTTGCCGCGCTATTTTGTCGGCGATCCCAATCGCCTGCGCCAGATCCTGCTCAACCTGATAAGCAACGCCATAAAGTATACGGAAAAGGGCAACGTCACCATTAACGTTTCACAGCGCAACAGACAGGACGATATTTATCTGGTCCATTTCGAGGTCCGCGATACCGGTATCGGGATCGAAAAGAACAAACTGGCATATATTTTCAATCCCTTCTATCAATGCCACGACGATCATCCGGCGCAAAAGTCCGGCACCGGTCTGGGTACTACTATCTCCTTTAATCTGGTCCATGCCATGAGCGGGAGAATGGGCGTCGACAGCGCCCCCGGAAAGGGTACCTGTTTCTGGTTTGGCCTGCCGCTGCCCGCAGCTGATAACCAGGAGAGCGCCCCGACCGGTGAACAGACCACGCAGAACATCGCTACGGAAAAAACCGCTCTGCATGTCCTGCTCGCCGAGGACAGTGAAATTAACGCCAAAGTCATCACAACCTTCCTGCGCATGGACGGGCATGATGTCACCCATGTCACCGATGGCGATCAGGCACTGCAAATGCTGATACAAAACCACTATGACCTGGTATTGATGGATATGCGCATGCCGGCGCTCAACGGCATCGAGGTAAGTCGTGCCTGGCGCAAGCAGGAACCTGCCGGGCGACACGTGCCGATTATCGCCCTGACCGCCAATGCCACGACGGAGGATCGCAGCAACTGCCTGGCTGCCGGAATGGATCACTTCCTGGCCAAGCCAGTCAGCCACGATACGCTGCAGGCGGTGATCAATTCTTTTCAGGAATCGAACTGCCTGAGCAGGGGGGACTGA
- a CDS encoding YkgJ family cysteine cluster protein, whose translation MSVKQTIPVKLTPENKCSFCPGTKCCNYITQEIDTPRSKDDFDHLLWQLAHANIQAYKDEDGWFLVVMTRCNHLQNDGNCGIYETRPQVCRDYSNDYCEFDAPAEEGFEYYFQSYKELDDYCRKRFKNWDKRFK comes from the coding sequence ATGTCCGTCAAGCAAACCATCCCGGTCAAACTGACCCCCGAGAACAAATGCAGCTTTTGCCCCGGTACCAAGTGTTGTAATTACATCACCCAGGAGATCGATACCCCGCGCTCCAAGGATGATTTTGATCATCTTCTCTGGCAGCTGGCCCATGCGAATATTCAGGCCTACAAGGACGAGGACGGCTGGTTTCTGGTGGTGATGACCCGCTGCAACCATCTGCAAAACGATGGCAACTGTGGTATCTACGAAACCCGGCCGCAGGTCTGCCGGGACTACAGTAACGATTACTGCGAATTCGACGCCCCGGCCGAAGAGGGGTTTGAATACTATTTTCAGAGCTACAAGGAGCTCGACGATTACTGCCGCAAGCGCTTCAAGAACTGGGACAAACGGTTTAAATAA
- the yrfG gene encoding GMP/IMP nucleotidase has protein sequence MLDWNNIDTVLLDMDGTLLDLNFDTYFWTEHVPRRYAQQHAMELDAAKQALYPVFRRIEGTLNWYCVDYWSETLGMDIAALKTEIDHLIAIHPYVTEFLDQLLLHGKTRVLVTNAHPKSMELKFERTALHNHIEHVVCSHEFGIPKEEQDFWHRLHARLPYDNARTLLIDDSLPVLRSAREYGIGHLLAVKHPDSQLPPKDVEEFDAVRCFSEIMPG, from the coding sequence ATGCTTGACTGGAATAATATTGACACTGTTTTGCTGGATATGGACGGCACCCTGCTGGACCTGAATTTTGACACCTATTTCTGGACCGAGCATGTGCCGCGCCGCTATGCCCAGCAGCACGCCATGGAACTGGACGCCGCCAAGCAGGCGCTCTACCCGGTTTTTCGTCGTATCGAGGGTACGCTCAACTGGTACTGTGTCGATTACTGGAGTGAGACCCTGGGAATGGACATCGCCGCCCTCAAGACGGAGATCGATCACCTGATCGCCATCCATCCCTATGTGACGGAATTTCTCGACCAGCTGCTACTGCATGGCAAAACCCGTGTTCTGGTCACCAATGCCCATCCAAAAAGTATGGAACTCAAGTTCGAACGCACCGCCCTGCACAATCATATCGAGCACGTTGTTTGCTCTCACGAGTTCGGCATTCCCAAGGAGGAGCAGGACTTCTGGCATCGGCTGCACGCACGGCTGCCATACGACAACGCCCGCACCCTGCTCATCGACGACAGCCTGCCGGTACTGCGCTCGGCCCGTGAATACGGGATTGGTCATCTACTGGCGGTAAAACACCCGGACAGCCAGCTTCCCCCCAAGGATGTGGAAGAGTTCGACGCGGTGCGCTGCTTCAGTGAAATCATGCCCGGGTAA
- the cysQ gene encoding 3'(2'),5'-bisphosphate nucleotidase CysQ, which yields MSHQQLKTLIDPVKRIAYEAGRRIMVIYDLGFSVEQKHDSTPLTEADMAAHEAVEAGLRALTPQLPILSEESKPMSFAERASWPTYWLVDPLDGTREFIKRNGEFTVNIALIDDHEPILGVVYAPVIGSLYYAAHGLGAYKRSGLDEPQRIRVREHCPDKMIIAGSRSHQTPEFKNFIAQLDNYEIISMGSALKSCLVAEGTADLYARLGPTSEWDTAAAQCIVEEAGGCMTDTRMQPLRYNTKEELLNPHFLVFGDQSINWAEYLQ from the coding sequence ATGAGTCACCAGCAACTGAAAACCCTCATCGATCCGGTGAAACGGATCGCCTATGAAGCCGGCCGGCGAATCATGGTGATCTACGATCTGGGTTTCTCGGTCGAGCAGAAGCACGACAGCACGCCGCTGACCGAAGCTGATATGGCGGCCCATGAGGCGGTCGAAGCCGGCCTGAGAGCGTTGACCCCGCAGTTGCCGATTCTCTCCGAGGAGTCAAAGCCGATGAGCTTTGCCGAACGGGCCAGCTGGCCGACTTACTGGCTGGTGGACCCGCTGGACGGGACCCGCGAGTTCATCAAGCGCAACGGCGAGTTTACCGTGAATATTGCGCTGATCGACGACCACGAGCCGATCCTCGGCGTGGTGTATGCACCGGTGATCGGCAGTCTCTATTACGCCGCCCACGGACTGGGCGCCTACAAGCGCAGCGGCCTGGATGAGCCGCAACGCATCCGGGTAAGGGAACATTGCCCTGACAAGATGATCATCGCCGGCAGCCGTTCGCACCAGACGCCCGAGTTCAAGAACTTCATCGCCCAGCTCGACAATTATGAAATTATCAGCATGGGCAGCGCGCTCAAATCCTGCCTGGTGGCCGAGGGGACGGCCGATCTGTATGCCCGTCTCGGGCCGACTTCGGAATGGGACACCGCGGCGGCGCAGTGTATTGTGGAGGAGGCTGGCGGCTGCATGACCGATACCCGGATGCAGCCGCTGCGTTACAACACCAAAGAAGAGCTGCTAAACCCCCACTTCCTGGTCTTCGGCGATCAGTCGATCAACTGGGCCGAATACCTTCAGTGA
- a CDS encoding oxidative damage protection protein: MARMVHCAKLDKEAEGLDMPPYPGELGKRIFENVSKEAWQMWIQHQTMLINEYRLSPMDPEHRKMLEAQMEQFLFGEGADTPEGYVPPSA; encoded by the coding sequence ATGGCCCGTATGGTGCACTGCGCAAAACTCGACAAAGAAGCCGAAGGGCTCGACATGCCCCCCTATCCGGGCGAACTGGGCAAGCGTATTTTCGAGAATGTCTCCAAGGAAGCCTGGCAGATGTGGATCCAGCATCAGACCATGCTGATCAACGAATACCGCCTCAGCCCCATGGATCCCGAGCACCGTAAAATGCTGGAAGCGCAAATGGAACAGTTCCTCTTCGGTGAAGGCGCCGACACCCCCGAAGGCTACGTCCCGCCCTCCGCCTGA